TTtctatgttaatatattttactaatGTCTAGGAGCTAATTTCAAGGACTTTTAACACTAAAAGgattattttgtataatttctAATATTCGAGGAActactttataatttatttatttagagatGAAATTGATGGCGCCAACCAATATTGATTTATCAAGATCTTCTAATGAACCAAAATaactttttggaaaaaaataaacaaattacaaTTGAAACGAAGAGTAAGTAGAAAAATTACAttgtttgaatgaatgaataaaataaataaacaaaataaaatatgcataATAACAAAAGcatcttatattaattttaaaaaatgaatttaatttaaaaataaagatatttttttactaaattactttttcaaaacataaattgtttgtaatttatttatttattatgctacaaaaaaatatttaaattttaagaaaattaagaaaaaatacctTCCTCACTTTCCCCTTATTGAGGGGAGAATTTATTGGTCTGGATCCAAAAAACAtttctcttatcttttttttctcaaacaaataatagaaaaaaaaacttcatatttttattctatatctTTTTTCTTGATTTCCTTTTAAACCGAGAAGAAGTAAGTGTACGATTAGTCACTTGTTCaaacttaaaacttttttttagaggaacttAAAAGTTGTTATTGTTACACATATtacgtaaaaaaaatacaaaagaaaaagttcTGCGAAATTTTAAGCATCCGTTAAATTCTATTTCAACAAAAAGAGACcaattaatacattaatataaaaaaagcaCTAATTAAACAACAAGAAATCAAAAATCGATGTAAAAAGTTATCTTGACGGAATGTTTATAACATCGTGAGACGTAAATATGATTAagctatatattatttttttattgataaatattaataattagtttattaatttttattaacaagattaaacctatcgctttttcttctttttaaccatCGAATCAAATGAACCAATCATATATCTCCACTAAATTATATACTATTGTCTTTTAGTGATGGCAAAGAAGTTGCATTTAAAATCTCACCCAAATTTTTCACTACTAGACTGTACTTAATTGATCAGTTGTTGCCTATTTTTCATAGATAATGACCATTTATTCCATAATGATCTACATAGTCAGTGCTTTCTTCCGCGTAATTTATTGCATAAACGTTATCGTTTGTAATAAAAAACACACACTTTcatgtaaatatattatttatattatattaacttaaatataaatCTTAAGTTCAATAAACATGTTAACcacaaattgaaatttcagtttCTGACAGACAGACCCAAAGAATTTTTTGATATTGCAAGATTGTATCATTCCAgtctttattttcatcctttCCCATTATAAGTTCTGGTGCGAGGGCTCATTGTACAACTTTTCTCTGTGCATGCACTTAAAAACATCTTAGTTGTCCCCTAGAGACATAAACCATTTTATGCTTCCAATTTTCTCTGTTCTATTTCTCTACCATGAACCTTGAAAATTGTCACTGTGTTGATAACACAAACAGCAGCAGATGGTCAAGTTATGTGAGCATTTTCTGCACTCCCTTAGTGTGTGTCAATAATTTAATGACAAGATTGAAGATACCAAGTTGGAGAATGTTCTGGAGGAAGATCAAGAGGGAGAAGACGAGGTTATTCAGTTCTTCACCCGCAGTACTTCATGTTCAATATGATCCTAGCTCCTACTCACAGAACTTCGATGATGGCTATTCCATCGACCCTGATAACCTTTCTCGCTCATTCTCAGCTCGATTTGCAGTCCCCTCCAAGATTTTTGACAAGAGTGAAATGGTGCGCAATGGTGATAAATGATGAGAGCAACATGGTGTAGctttattttagttcttttggactcgattttatttttcctatgaGTATGATGTAGTTGTATATAGTTTAGGACATCTTGTTAATCTCATTGACTTAGATGTAATAGAAGTAATTCTCCTAAGAtgttttcacttatttttctatgTCATCTGCTTTTCCTCTTCGTATGGTATAGTTGATCAAGTTTCTTTCCAATTTTGGATATGCCATTTTTGAGTCAGGTTGCTGTCAGTCCAAGTGCATCAAACTGTCATTAACAAGTAATCAGATTCAGAAGTTCGTGAGTAGAGCTTTagtatttatatttcatatattCTTGTTTGCTTAATAATAGAAGGACATTGCAACATTGCcaataattataattcataCTAAATAAAAAGCACATTTAACCTTagctaataataatattaaattattctttCCATTCCATATATCTTACAAGGACTAATAGTATATAGTCTTTATTTCTCCTCTGCGGTCTAATCTTGCAAGACAAAGACAAAATAGAATATGACGTTTATCGTGCACAAAATTCCTCTATTGTTGATTACATGTATAAAGTATAAAGGTCATGTACTTGCTAATCTTTCTGGATCACTATGTCTTGCAAAGTAGAAAAGCAGTAACTGCAGGACCCATGTGCTGTGAACATGGACTAGTGTGGTGTCATTCAAACCTCTTTCCCTTGTCTTGAGGTTATTTCTTCttgcctttattttattttttttgccagAAATAAACTGCATTAAACATTCTGAATTGTTATGATGGTTCCATTACGACCAGAGTTTAACATCTTTTAGAAAGTAGGCTAGAAACTACTCCAGAGagtaacaaaacataaatagaaattgaaaaagttattggagcatttgttttctttttcagtcCTAATTCACCATCCCATCTCTTTTGTATCACTATCAGTCTATCACCTAAAGGTTTCAGACCTGTGAAGCGGGGCTCATGGAATTTAATGACTGTCCTTGTGCTATTCATATTTCGGACCAAACTCT
The nucleotide sequence above comes from Glycine soja cultivar W05 chromosome 11, ASM419377v2, whole genome shotgun sequence. Encoded proteins:
- the LOC114373413 gene encoding uncharacterized protein LOC114373413, which encodes MNLENCHCVDNTNSSRWSSYVSIFCTPLVCVNNLMTRLKIPSWRMFWRKIKREKTRLFSSSPAVLHVQYDPSSYSQNFDDGYSIDPDNLSRSFSARFAVPSKIFDKSEMVRNGDK